Proteins from one Phocoena phocoena chromosome 7, mPhoPho1.1, whole genome shotgun sequence genomic window:
- the MOB4 gene encoding MOB-like protein phocein isoform X2, with protein sequence MVMAEGTAVLRRNRPGTKAQYIQQNIRADCSNIDKILEPPEGQDEGVWKYEHLRQFCLELNGLAVKLQSECHPDTCTQMTATEQWIFLCAAHKTPKECPAIDYTRHTLDGAACLLNSNKYFPSRVSIKESSVAKLGSVCRRIYRIFSHAYFHHRQIFDEYENETFLCHRFTKFVMKYNLMSKDNLIVPILEEEVQNSVSGESEA encoded by the exons TATATTCAACAGAACATAAGAGCAGATTGTTCCAATATTGACAAAATTCTTGAACCACCTGAAGGCCAAGATGAAGGTGTATGGAAGTATGAACATTTAAG gcAATTCTGTCTTGAGCTAAATGGACTTGCTGTCAAACTTCAG AGTGAATGCCATCCAGATACATGCACTCAGATGACAGCAACTGAACAATGGATTTTTCTTTGTGCAGCTCATAAAACGCCAAAAGAG TGTCCTGCTATAGACTATACTAGACACACACTTGATGGTGCTGCATGTCTTCTGAATAGCAATAAATATTTTCCCAGCAG GGTTAGCATAAAGGAATCATCTGTAGCAAAACTAGGATCAGTATGCCGTAGgatttacagaatattttcacatgcttattttcaTCACCGGCAGATATTTGATGAATATGAA AATGAAACATTTTTGTGTCATCGGTTTACTAAATTTGTGATGAAATATAATTTGATGTCCAAGGATAACCTGATTGTACCAATTTTAGAAGAAGAAGTTCAGAATTCAGTTTCTGGGGAAAGCGAAGCATGA